Genomic DNA from uncultured Desulfuromusa sp.:
ATCAGGATGGTTTCTCCCGGCGAAATCAGCTGAGCTGCAGCTTCAGCTATTTTTATCTTTGCTGCTGCGTTCTTGCCCATTCTTTCTCGAAAAGGACCTTCACCAACCATTGTAGGAAGAGATGCGCCTCCATGTATTTTTTGAACTTGACCTGAGCTGGCAAGCTCAGTCAAATCCCGGCGTATCGTCTCTTTTGAAATA
This window encodes:
- a CDS encoding DeoR family transcriptional regulator; this encodes ISKETIRRDLTELASSGQVQKIHGGASLPTMVGEGPFRERMGKNAAAKIKIAEAAAQLISPGETILIDTGSTTLYFC